From Paraburkholderia sabiae, a single genomic window includes:
- a CDS encoding epoxide hydrolase family protein, translating into MSSTPFSPMRRNVLAATVAAGAFALFPEAVYAASDAENIRPFKAHIPDSLLADLRQRLANTRWPGKETVADESQGVRLERMQQLVQYWGNDYDWRKGEAKLNALPMYVTEIDGLDIQFIHVRSRHKNAMPMIMTHGWPGSIFELVKAIDPLTNPTAYGASADDAFHVVVPSLPGFGFSGKPTKPGWGSDHIARAWGVLMERLGYTRFVSQGGDCGSVVSHRMAMQHVKGLIGIHVNMPATVPPDIARSLALDAPAPAGLSPKEKNAYDKLAVFYRDNCGYSAMMVTRPQTVGYALADSPVGQAAWMYDKISQWTYSGGIPERSLTRDEILDDISLYWLTDSATSSAQIYWEDHSNNFNAVDISLPTAITVFPGEIYQAPRSWAERAYHNLIYFNEVDKGGHFAAWEEPQLFAQEVRAGFRPLR; encoded by the coding sequence ATGTCTTCAACACCGTTTTCGCCGATGCGGCGTAACGTGCTCGCCGCCACCGTCGCGGCCGGCGCATTCGCGTTATTTCCCGAAGCGGTTTATGCCGCCAGTGACGCGGAGAATATCCGGCCTTTTAAAGCCCATATTCCCGACAGCCTGCTAGCCGATTTACGCCAGCGACTCGCCAATACGCGCTGGCCGGGTAAGGAAACCGTCGCCGACGAATCGCAAGGCGTTCGACTCGAACGCATGCAGCAACTGGTTCAATACTGGGGCAACGATTACGACTGGCGCAAGGGCGAAGCGAAGCTCAATGCGTTGCCGATGTATGTGACGGAAATCGATGGGCTGGATATCCAGTTCATTCACGTGCGCTCGCGGCACAAGAACGCGATGCCGATGATCATGACGCACGGCTGGCCAGGCTCGATCTTCGAACTCGTCAAGGCCATCGACCCGCTCACGAATCCGACCGCCTATGGCGCAAGCGCGGACGACGCCTTCCACGTGGTCGTGCCGTCGCTGCCTGGCTTCGGCTTCTCGGGCAAGCCGACCAAACCCGGCTGGGGCTCGGACCACATCGCGCGTGCATGGGGCGTGCTGATGGAGCGGCTCGGCTACACGCGCTTCGTCTCGCAAGGCGGCGATTGCGGCTCCGTGGTCTCGCACCGGATGGCGATGCAGCACGTGAAGGGCTTGATCGGCATTCACGTGAACATGCCCGCGACGGTGCCACCCGATATCGCGCGTTCGCTGGCGCTCGATGCGCCCGCGCCCGCAGGCTTGTCGCCGAAAGAGAAGAACGCGTACGACAAGCTCGCCGTGTTCTATCGCGACAATTGCGGCTATTCGGCGATGATGGTCACGCGTCCGCAGACGGTCGGCTATGCGCTTGCCGATTCGCCCGTAGGCCAGGCCGCATGGATGTACGACAAGATTTCGCAGTGGACCTATAGCGGCGGCATTCCCGAGCGCTCGCTGACGCGCGACGAGATTCTCGACGACATCTCGCTCTACTGGCTGACCGACAGCGCGACTTCATCGGCGCAGATCTACTGGGAAGACCACTCGAACAACTTCAATGCTGTCGATATCTCTCTGCCCACCGCGATCACGGTGTTCCCCGGCGAGATCTACCAGGCGCCTCGCAGTTGGGCCGAACGGGCGTATCACAATCTGATCTATTTCAACGAGGTCGACAAGGGCGGCCATTTCGCGGCATGGGAAGAGCCGCAGCTGTTCGCTCAGGAAGTGCGGGCGGGCTTCAGGCCGTTGCGTTAA